TCATCAAATCATCAAACACcaattcttttccagaataaAGCTATAGAACCAACTAAAACTACAACAAAGAGTAGTATGAAAGAACCTTGTAGCCCTCAGTGTGGAGCAGAGGGGTTGCCACATGGAAAACAAACTCACAACCTTGAATTGCTGCCTCAAATTCCTCTGGTTTGTATATGTTAGCTTCAAACAACTTCAATCTTTCCTCTGCCCCACAAAAGCTCCTTAAAAATTCCACCTTTGTGCTATCATCTACATGAATGAAACAATCAATCAAACACAGAATTAACCTTAAATGGGGGAAACAAACACATGAAAAATCCAAGACAGTCTGTTTGAAACAACTTCTTATTGAGAACAAGAACATAAATTGTCTCTacatgtcaaatttcaagatcAACTTGGAAGAAATCCAACAAGTGACATACTCAAATCCCTGAGAGTTGCATGAACAGTATACCCTTCACTCAAAAGCTTCTTAACAAGTGAAGAACCGATGTAACCTGCGCCTCCTGTTACGCACACAGTAGAGCTCCCATCCTCCATTACTTGGCTAATTTTCCACTCTTGTATGGTCAGATCTTCCTCATCCCAACTATAAATTCAGCAACAtggtaatttcttttctttttttttttttttggcatagATTAATCAAAGCAGGAGAGGGGTATGTCTCCATCACTAAAACCATTTGTGGTTGTGAGAGACCATAAGGAACAGACAAGACATGATCAAAGATCAGTGCAAAGTACAAGTGAGGTAACAAGTCCAGATGCAACGTGCTTTAAATGGGTTAAAATGCCATTTAGCCTTCCCATTATGTACATGTATGTATACTACATAAAAggaaagggaaaaatgcaattcaaCCGTTGTGATATGAGATATgaccaaagaaaaaattcttgtgAATTGTATAACACAGGGGTAAATTgagaaaatgcatttttctcttACAAACAACGATTATGACATagcaatatcaattttatgttatgtCAATAATACTCctaacttgattttttttttctttgttgttttcttttttctttcttttctgttttagAATTATGATGTAtcgatttatatatattttcttattcataatatattttaaaacgttAGGTTTGaaaagtgacaaaaaaaaGCTTTTGTTAGAAAAGAGCATACAAGTCAATAAAACCTAGTTTAGTTGGGGAAAGTGAGGCCCCATTATCTTAAAGGTCATGGGTTCGAACCTTGCTATATGTATGAATGTTATTTCTACTACATAGTAGATATTGTCATTGTTGTAATAATCTttgtcaaatatatattgatattcaaGATGAATAACTATAATCGATTTTATTTCATCctcttacttaaaaaaaaaaaaaagagcataCAAAAAACTCTCTCAAGAAAAAGggccaaaagaaaaaaccccTTAAAACTAGCGGTGTATTGTTCGTGCTcctttatgtgatttttttgtcattttaaaGATTATAACGACCATCTATCAATTAGTCCAAtgtattaactttttttagaTTTCCATCcctttttatgataaattaaccaaaatacTCTTTaaactatgaattataattttatttattataaaaaattatctgaaatttttttctttctaatcgataatcttttttataattttcaaaattttcctccatcttatttgatttatttaagaaaaaactaaagaaaatacaatacTATAAAATTGACATAATCTTCCATTcaactattatataatttcatcaaatattaagaaaaatttataatatttcaaacaacgagagagtatttataattatatatcacaaaCATGAAGGTagctcgttataatttaccatattattttgttcttgGGTTTACAAGCTAAGTAAAGTAGCAGGTGGGCCTATAGGTCTTTCTTCTTGGCTGATGGGCTTTTATCAATCTTGTTGGTGGACATTTTTGTATCCTGTTGGTCCTACTCGCGAACCAACTGGGTTGCTAGCCAACTAGACCAGTATGTCTATCTTGCGAGAATACtttttttcccccccccccctccatTTGTCTTTCTTATAATTCATTAACTGAAGTTTCTATTCTGgctttatattttgttttttttaataataaaatcattatagaTTACgtactttaatataatttctgagaaagataaattatataaatattacgtTTTGATTTTCCCTtccttttttctaaatatCCGCCATATTTAGAAGCGGGTTTAGGATGGTCCAGTTGGCGAACCAACTGCGTTGCTAGCCAACTGGACCAGTATGCCTATCTTGCGGGCATGGCTCAATAATTCATCAACCGAAGTttctattcttattttatattttattttttcaataagtaaaattattttagattacatactttaatataatttaggagaaagatgaattatataaacaaataatacattttaactaattatttttatttttatttttatattgggttgaatatatacaaaattcaatctatctatacaaaactacaatattgtactcattaaaaataaaaattttattttgcataacAAATTCATCTATAGCactataattatacatttttatttaatttaaaatatatataactatgtATAGTAGGAGTTCTATgctagttatatatataagcaaaCTCCACCTAACTTCCCACCCAAACCCAAgataaaaaggtaaaagaaagtaatattaataaagtatagaATCAAATGTTGTAAAAcccaagataaaaaaataaaagaaagtaataataataaagtatagaaTCAAATGTTGTATTGGTTGGATCATGTGCTTGTTGTCTGTAGGATGAGGTCACCAAACATTTCACTATGAGTGCAATCTCCACCTTATCACTAACAAAACTCAATAATGTGGTGGCTATACATATTCTCATCCATAAAAACACCACAAATTATACATTTCTACAtcaaaccaaaacaaaaaaacaagaaaattccCATATTACGAGTCCCATACACATACACGTGTATTACGCATGTCTACTTTTTCCCATTCACTAACTTACTCTTCCACTTATCAGCCAACTGGTCTAACAACGTTGTGGAAGAACCATTCTCACTGACCACATTTGCAGCAGCATCCTTAAGNNNNNNNNNNNNNNCATCACATTCCATCAAACACTTCACTACATTTGCAATCTCAACTCTCCCCACCAATCCACTTTCTCCCACCTTACTCAGAGCCACTTTCACATCCTCATGCAGCAGTACTGCGTTCATTTTCTGCTCCGCGTACAACGGCCATGCGATCAATGGAACTCCATTGACGATGCTTTCAAGAGTTGAGTTCCATCCACAGTGTGTCAGAAAGCCCCCCGTCGATTCATGGGCTAGGATCCTGGCCTGTGGAACCCACGACGGTACCACCAGGCCACGGCCCTTGGTTCTCTCAAGGAAGCCTTGTGGCAAGTAAGGCAATGGATCATCAGAACTTTGAATGCTGAAGTGTGTGGCGCTCGAAATCTTGTTATTTGCGCATCTCAGAAACCAAAGAAACCTCACCTCACTCATCTCCAGCCCCAGAGCAAGCTCAATTATCTGATCATGAGGCAGAGTCCCACCACTCCCAAAAGCAACATATAAAACTGAATTACTTGGCTGATCATCCAACCACTTTATACACATTGATTCCTCCGAATTATCATCGGGTTTTGAGCCTGTTTGGATCAATGGACCAATGGGGTAAACAATGGGCTTTCCGATTTCTCGTTCTTGCAGCTGCAGGGCTTCAATTGGGCCCGGCTCCAATTCTTTGAAACTGTTCACGATTATCCCCTCCGCCAGTCTGTACTTCTTACAGTGATGAAGAACCCATTTGTAGGCATCATTCTTCCTGTCCTGAAGCGGGTCCAGAAGATATTTCCCGTGGATCGGTATGCACCCGGGAACCCGCAACTTTTCAGGCACATCCTTGTACTCGCACGACACCGCTTCGTCGAGCTTCGGCAGGTGAAGGAAAAGCGACAAAGCCATGGCGGTGGAGGGGAAGAAAATGTACGGAGGAACATTCAGTTCCAGCGCAACGTCGATTCCATCAGTCCCGAAGAGATCAACCACGAAGGCAGCGAGTTTCTTGCTGTTATCCTCAAGAAAGGATTTAACGGCGTCACGAATCGA
The nucleotide sequence above comes from Sesamum indicum cultivar Zhongzhi No. 13 linkage group LG11, S_indicum_v1.0, whole genome shotgun sequence. Encoded proteins:
- the LOC105173098 gene encoding hydroquinone glucosyltransferase-like, producing MAKPTPHIAILPTPGMGHLIPLLQFAKNLLHRHHFSATFIIPTYCPLLGPQKAFLSTLPAGVDHLLLPPVNTDDLPPDVKVETLISVVMARSLPSIRDAVKSFLEDNSKKLAAFVVDLFGTDGIDVALELNVPPYIFFPSTAMALSLFLHLPKLDEAVSCEYKDVPEKLRVPGCIPIHGKYLLDPLQDRKNDAYKWVLHHCKKYRLAEGIIVNSFKELEPGPIEALQLQEREIGKPIVYPIGPLIQTGSKPDDNSEESMCIKWLDDQPSNSVLYVAFGSGGTLPHDQIIELALGLEMSEVRFLWFLRCANNKISSATHFSIQSSDDPLPYLPQGFLERTKGRGLVVPSWVPQARILAHESTGGFLTHCGWNSTLESIVNGVPLIAWPLYAEQKMNAVLLHEDVKVALSKVGESGLVGRVEIANVVKCLMECDXXXXXLKDAAANVVSENGSSTTLLDQLADKWKSKLVNGKK